Proteins co-encoded in one Opitutus terrae PB90-1 genomic window:
- a CDS encoding serine hydrolase, producing MISNRILSSSRQLHPLHRMRTVPTLFAAVTLAVTAHPAVAAPLTPADLQQSVAPLVENKTLQAVSLGLIQSGKVVTAHAGSLSPATTTPPDDQTLYEIGSITKVFTGLLLADAVVRGEVTLDTTLASLLPTDVTLPDGDGERITLRMLATHTSGLPRIPPEIPSDDYRDPYATYGEPELWATLRRVKLDFPPGTKASYSNLAVGLLGTLLARNAGMTYPELLAKRIAQPLGMKDTVIGLRDDLRDRFPPAFTSTGAPCQPWEFKALAAAGGIRSTTADMIRFANAVLHPETTSLQKAIELAWSKQTLAASITGGGQALGWMLAGDGRTRWHNGMTGGFHAALFVNRELGLATLVLSNRSTPAGSQIAEALMRRAAGVPERPAPNRDRATVALSAEQLDRCTGTFRVSPQFALVFERRNEALFLTPTGQATDRLYAASPETFFSRRVAADIVFEFPADGGPATALTLKQSGRQVRALRE from the coding sequence GTGATCTCGAATCGAATCCTGTCCTCTAGTCGTCAGCTTCACCCGCTCCATCGCATGAGAACTGTTCCTACTTTGTTCGCCGCCGTGACTCTCGCGGTTACGGCTCATCCCGCCGTTGCGGCCCCGCTCACCCCAGCAGACCTCCAGCAATCGGTCGCCCCGCTCGTGGAGAACAAAACCCTGCAGGCCGTTTCACTCGGGCTAATCCAGTCGGGCAAGGTGGTCACGGCTCATGCCGGGTCATTGAGTCCCGCCACCACCACGCCGCCCGACGACCAAACGCTCTACGAAATCGGATCGATCACCAAAGTGTTCACGGGCCTGTTGCTGGCCGATGCCGTCGTGAGAGGTGAGGTGACGCTCGACACGACGCTCGCCAGCCTCCTCCCGACGGACGTGACGTTACCGGACGGCGACGGAGAACGCATCACGTTGCGCATGCTCGCCACGCACACGTCCGGGCTGCCGCGCATCCCCCCGGAAATTCCGAGCGACGACTACCGGGATCCCTACGCGACCTATGGCGAGCCTGAGCTGTGGGCGACATTGCGGCGCGTGAAGCTCGATTTTCCGCCTGGCACGAAAGCCAGCTACAGCAATCTCGCGGTCGGTCTGCTCGGCACGCTGCTGGCACGGAACGCGGGGATGACGTACCCGGAATTGCTTGCGAAGCGAATCGCTCAGCCGTTGGGAATGAAGGACACCGTGATCGGTCTCCGCGACGACCTGCGGGATCGCTTTCCGCCCGCTTTCACCTCAACGGGCGCGCCGTGCCAGCCATGGGAATTCAAGGCTCTGGCCGCGGCCGGCGGAATCCGCTCCACGACCGCGGACATGATCCGTTTCGCGAACGCCGTGTTGCATCCGGAAACGACTTCGCTGCAGAAAGCGATCGAGCTCGCCTGGTCGAAGCAGACACTTGCCGCGAGCATCACGGGGGGCGGGCAGGCGCTCGGATGGATGCTGGCCGGCGATGGCCGCACCCGCTGGCACAATGGTATGACGGGCGGTTTTCACGCCGCGCTTTTTGTGAATCGCGAACTCGGTCTCGCGACACTCGTGCTCTCGAACCGCTCGACGCCCGCGGGCTCGCAGATTGCGGAAGCCCTGATGCGGCGCGCGGCCGGGGTGCCGGAGCGCCCCGCGCCGAATCGGGATCGCGCCACGGTCGCGTTGAGCGCGGAGCAACTCGATCGCTGCACCGGCACCTTCCGGGTGAGCCCGCAGTTCGCGCTCGTATTCGAGCGCCGCAACGAAGCGCTTTTCCTCACGCCGACCGGCCAGGCCACGGATCGCCTCTATGCGGCCTCGCCCGAGACGTTTTTCTCCCGCCGAGTCGCAGCCGACATCGTGTTCGAATTCCCAGCTGACGGCGGCCCCGCGACGGCGCTCACGCTCAAGCAATCCGGTCGTCAGGTTCGCGCCCTCCGAGAGTAA